A single Methanospirillum lacunae DNA region contains:
- the hypD gene encoding hydrogenase formation protein HypD, with protein sequence MAHDNPIAKKLAELTDRPMTFMHVCGTHEAAIAKNGIRSMLPGNLKIVMGPGCPVCITPQGEIDAALELAAKGCIIATYGDLLRVPGSEGTLESCGGDVRIVQGVHKAIEIAQKTDKEVVFVSVGFETTAPTVAAMLLTNPPANFSILSFHRIVPPAMQWLLSQGEARLDGFMLPGHVLTVAGIEEYRQFQVPQVVAGFEADDILLGLCMLAQQVRDGTGFVENAYPRAVQEEGNPKAKAIMDQVFEPCDVEWRGFPVIPKSGLKLRDEFSQYDAQKKFNIVYKKVSKNSACICDKVLRGIADPSDCKLFGKVCTPRTPVGPCMVSHEGACKIWHSYPTHK encoded by the coding sequence ATGGCTCATGATAACCCGATTGCAAAGAAACTTGCGGAGCTGACCGATCGTCCGATGACATTCATGCATGTCTGTGGAACGCATGAAGCTGCCATTGCAAAAAACGGGATCCGGAGCATGCTCCCCGGCAATCTGAAGATCGTTATGGGCCCAGGCTGTCCGGTCTGCATCACTCCACAGGGTGAGATCGATGCAGCTCTCGAACTCGCCGCAAAAGGATGTATCATCGCAACATATGGTGATCTTCTCAGGGTTCCCGGTTCAGAAGGGACTCTTGAGAGCTGTGGCGGAGATGTGAGAATTGTTCAGGGAGTTCACAAAGCCATTGAGATAGCACAAAAGACAGACAAAGAGGTTGTGTTTGTTTCAGTAGGGTTTGAGACGACTGCACCCACAGTGGCAGCCATGCTTTTAACAAATCCTCCTGCCAACTTTTCCATACTCTCTTTTCACCGGATTGTGCCCCCGGCAATGCAATGGCTTTTATCGCAGGGTGAAGCACGTCTTGACGGATTTATGCTTCCGGGTCATGTTCTGACGGTTGCAGGAATTGAGGAATACAGGCAGTTTCAGGTTCCCCAGGTCGTTGCCGGGTTTGAAGCTGATGACATATTACTTGGGCTCTGTATGCTTGCCCAGCAGGTCAGAGATGGAACCGGGTTTGTAGAGAATGCATACCCGAGAGCTGTACAAGAAGAAGGAAACCCGAAAGCAAAAGCCATCATGGACCAGGTATTTGAGCCCTGTGATGTGGAATGGAGAGGGTTTCCCGTTATTCCAAAATCGGGACTTAAACTCAGGGATGAATTCTCACAATACGATGCACAAAAGAAGTTCAATATTGTATATAAAAAGGTCAGCAAAAATTCAGCATGTATCTGTGATAAGGTGCTCAGAGGAATCGCAGATCCATCTGACTGTAAATTATTTGGGAAAGTGTGTACTCCACGGACACCGGTTGGACCATGCATGGTTTCTCACGAAGGAGCATGCAAGATCTGGCATTCGTATCCGACCCATAAGTAA
- a CDS encoding mechanosensitive ion channel family protein, which translates to MPFGNIPAALVIVAGCVLAVILYFAGSKIRTHLEGSEKGISRVIISALGIPAVIAILTITIFLALRYIADLPELAHQVMESTYAQVLYIILGSLIIAFFVRNFLDLYGKKIANLTDSDFDDKLVHFLQSVYGYVIGIGAFFMILSVLKIDITPLLATGGLVGIVVGLAAQDTFGNFFSGAMIAADQPFREGDRIEIQGVIGDVVSVGPRSTRIKTLDSQLVTVPNKILTENMLTNFALPDITLKVRISVGTGYDSDINLVKNILKTVAQKGIASGFVLSTPAPEVYFLEFGESALMFQLLIWTGMYDKTFEVRDYLNTEIYTAFKAAGIEIPYPQMDLHLKSSPVHI; encoded by the coding sequence ATGCCCTTTGGAAACATCCCGGCTGCTCTGGTGATTGTAGCAGGTTGTGTTCTCGCTGTGATTCTCTATTTCGCTGGATCGAAAATCCGTACACATCTTGAAGGATCAGAAAAGGGTATCAGTCGGGTAATCATATCAGCGCTCGGAATTCCCGCTGTAATTGCCATTTTAACAATAACCATCTTTCTGGCTCTCAGGTATATTGCCGACCTTCCTGAGCTCGCCCATCAGGTTATGGAGAGCACCTATGCACAGGTTTTGTACATCATCCTGGGCAGTTTAATTATTGCATTCTTTGTCAGGAATTTTTTGGATCTGTACGGGAAGAAAATTGCTAATCTGACAGATTCTGATTTTGACGACAAATTGGTTCATTTTCTTCAGAGTGTGTATGGGTATGTCATCGGAATCGGGGCTTTTTTTATGATCCTCTCCGTACTCAAGATAGATATCACTCCACTCCTTGCTACCGGAGGTCTCGTGGGTATAGTGGTGGGTCTCGCTGCCCAGGATACATTTGGCAACTTCTTTTCCGGAGCCATGATTGCTGCAGATCAGCCTTTCAGGGAAGGAGATCGGATCGAAATACAGGGGGTCATTGGAGATGTTGTATCTGTCGGACCACGAAGTACAAGGATTAAAACCCTGGACAGTCAGCTGGTGACTGTTCCAAATAAGATTCTGACTGAGAATATGCTGACAAACTTTGCTCTTCCTGACATCACTCTGAAAGTCAGAATTTCTGTAGGGACTGGATATGATTCTGACATTAATCTGGTGAAAAACATTTTGAAAACAGTTGCACAAAAGGGCATTGCATCCGGGTTTGTTCTTTCAACCCCTGCTCCTGAAGTATATTTTCTGGAGTTTGGCGAATCTGCGCTGATGTTTCAACTTCTTATCTGGACCGGGATGTATGACAAAACGTTTGAGGTCAGGGATTATCTCAACACGGAGATCTACACTGCTTTCAAGGCTGCAGGAATTGAGATCCCATATCCGCAGATGGACCTCCATCTCAAATCCTCACCAGTCCATATTTAA
- a CDS encoding type II toxin-antitoxin system HicA family toxin, whose product MDGSHHILIKEGSPVHLSIPIHSGKELGPGLPRKLSGQQDYP is encoded by the coding sequence ATCGACGGTAGCCATCACATCCTGATCAAAGAAGGCAGTCCTGTTCATCTCTCGATACCCATTCACTCAGGCAAAGAACTTGGACCCGGATTACCTCGCAAGTTATCCGGACAACAGGATTACCCCTGA
- a CDS encoding type II toxin-antitoxin system HicB family antitoxin, translating into MKLTILCEKDEEGHFVMECPELPGCPSEGDTLEEALELINEAIAGCITSHVKTATCTLLNNTSDTFSFSLEIPEIFQF; encoded by the coding sequence ATGAAACTAACAATCCTCTGTGAAAAAGATGAAGAAGGGCATTTTGTCATGGAATGCCCTGAACTTCCAGGCTGCCCTTCTGAAGGTGATACCCTCGAAGAAGCTCTGGAGTTAATCAACGAGGCCATTGCCGGATGTATCACCAGCCACGTAAAGACCGCCACATGCACCCTCCTGAATAATACTTCAGATACATTCTCCTTCTCACTTGAGATTCCTGAAATTTTTCAGTTCTAA
- a CDS encoding TrlF family AAA-like ATPase: MYQIQRGSQWRRWDLHVHTPASFEHQYKILESERDVYLGENAIWDKYADELEKILDVSVLGVTDYFSIEGYKKILKYRKDNRLKNFDLILPNIEFRLESLIIDGSTQKLNYHVIFSDELSPDIIQRYFLNDLKIKFPNNESRPLSYEAILELGKYVQEKNQEFKGDSEYIAGCKNAYVSLDNIISTLNEKKSIFSGKYLLVLPDRIWENIRWDSQGHTIKSLHLHQSHAVFSSQKSTIDFCLGKKEEPGAFLKAFGKYYPCIHGSDAHKYDLLCKPAEEKNCWIKANPTFEGLKQILYEPEERVNIQKENPDPRKPGYTLSSVKISKGFINSKCSLENNQIPLNKNFIAITGGKGSGKTALIDLIAHCFINRRKSKDNDDKNSFVQRIETETTELTINIEFLDPKLQHITKKIQDNNVCDFSRIEYFPQGKIDQYCGDWESLNRKIEEIIFQSEVIRESHYLLQYKEIEQKILETSESIRQINGNIVQQEEKTSKAILNDIESRLSIKKTELLDKELFLTEIESKIDEKKLISIQELSSKKEKILTQKASIIQLNKQVDDIHSKIIDEVEPIISQISQLNNTLKRFDGYTSITPLDISRQTKDLSQLSEKISLDLITNGQKLEEINNKLEPLLKEQEEHVKILETIHTLKQQLDEIKQEKLKIDNYEQIKKKLEDERELSFKKILGYHKEKTHLFNQISSSFSQGKSDILNDIEFFSSSIFNKEKIREKALDLFNLRKVTEHDIESFITTYDTILMSYFSDNDNLDSIITLIIQFINNKTYSKKGNGVNEFYNWLFGNYVDDKIGISFNNIHLEKLSMGQKATVLLKLFLSEGDYPLLLDQPEENLDNRFIFLQLVKAIKEAKKKRQIIIATNNANLVVNADAEQIISASYVDGVISYKPGAIESMDIRNEILPVLEGGKEAFRLRENKYGNLGIMN, from the coding sequence ATGTATCAAATTCAACGAGGATCACAATGGAGGAGATGGGATCTTCACGTTCACACACCTGCATCCTTTGAACACCAATATAAGATTTTAGAAAGTGAAAGGGATGTATATTTAGGAGAAAACGCAATTTGGGATAAATATGCTGATGAATTAGAAAAAATATTAGATGTCTCTGTTCTTGGTGTTACAGATTATTTCTCTATTGAAGGATATAAAAAAATTCTTAAATACCGGAAAGATAATCGGTTAAAAAATTTTGATTTAATCTTACCGAATATTGAATTTCGTTTAGAATCCTTAATTATTGATGGATCAACACAGAAATTAAATTATCATGTAATATTTAGTGATGAACTTTCACCAGATATTATACAACGATATTTTCTTAATGATCTAAAAATTAAGTTTCCAAATAATGAATCAAGGCCACTTAGTTATGAAGCAATCCTTGAATTAGGTAAATATGTTCAAGAAAAAAACCAAGAGTTTAAAGGAGATTCAGAATATATTGCAGGATGTAAAAACGCATATGTTTCTTTAGATAATATTATAAGCACACTAAATGAGAAAAAATCAATATTTTCCGGCAAATATTTACTTGTTCTCCCTGATCGTATTTGGGAAAATATTAGATGGGATAGTCAAGGACATACAATTAAAAGTCTTCATTTACATCAATCACATGCAGTTTTTTCTTCACAAAAAAGTACAATCGATTTTTGTTTAGGAAAAAAAGAAGAACCAGGTGCATTTTTAAAAGCTTTTGGAAAATACTATCCTTGTATTCATGGATCAGATGCTCACAAATATGACCTTTTATGTAAACCTGCAGAAGAGAAAAACTGTTGGATTAAGGCAAATCCAACATTTGAAGGATTAAAACAAATACTATATGAACCAGAGGAACGAGTAAATATTCAAAAAGAAAATCCTGATCCTAGAAAGCCAGGTTATACTCTATCTTCAGTAAAAATATCAAAAGGGTTTATTAATTCTAAATGCTCTCTTGAGAATAATCAAATTCCTCTTAATAAAAATTTTATTGCAATTACCGGCGGGAAGGGTAGTGGAAAAACGGCATTAATTGACTTAATAGCCCATTGCTTTATAAATAGAAGAAAATCAAAGGATAACGACGATAAGAACTCATTTGTTCAAAGGATTGAAACTGAAACAACTGAATTGACTATAAATATCGAATTTCTTGATCCGAAATTGCAACACATAACAAAAAAGATTCAAGATAATAATGTTTGTGATTTTTCAAGGATAGAATATTTTCCCCAAGGAAAAATCGATCAATATTGTGGGGACTGGGAATCCCTGAATCGAAAAATTGAGGAAATTATCTTTCAAAGTGAGGTTATTCGTGAGAGCCATTATCTGCTACAATATAAAGAGATAGAACAAAAAATTCTTGAGACCTCTGAAAGTATCAGGCAAATAAACGGAAATATAGTTCAACAGGAAGAAAAAACATCAAAAGCCATTCTTAATGATATTGAATCCCGCCTCTCAATAAAAAAAACTGAATTATTAGATAAAGAACTATTTCTAACAGAAATCGAGTCTAAAATAGATGAAAAAAAACTCATCTCTATTCAAGAGTTATCTTCAAAAAAAGAGAAAATACTGACACAAAAAGCTTCAATAATTCAGTTAAACAAACAAGTCGATGATATTCATTCAAAAATAATTGATGAAGTTGAACCAATAATCTCACAAATTTCACAATTGAATAATACTCTCAAAAGATTTGATGGATATACATCAATAACTCCATTAGATATCTCAAGGCAAACTAAAGATTTATCACAATTATCAGAAAAGATCTCATTGGATTTGATTACTAATGGACAAAAATTAGAAGAAATTAATAACAAATTAGAACCGTTGTTGAAAGAACAAGAAGAACATGTAAAAATTCTTGAGACTATCCATACCTTAAAACAACAACTGGATGAAATAAAGCAAGAGAAACTAAAAATTGATAATTATGAACAAATTAAGAAAAAATTAGAAGATGAAAGAGAATTATCATTCAAAAAAATATTAGGATACCATAAAGAAAAAACTCATCTTTTCAATCAAATTTCCTCTTCATTTTCACAAGGTAAAAGTGATATACTAAATGATATCGAGTTTTTTTCCTCTTCAATATTTAATAAAGAAAAGATTCGGGAAAAAGCACTTGATTTATTCAATTTAAGAAAAGTAACAGAACATGATATTGAGTCATTCATAACAACTTATGACACCATATTAATGTCATATTTCTCTGATAATGATAATTTAGATTCAATTATAACATTAATAATTCAATTCATTAATAATAAGACCTATAGTAAGAAAGGGAACGGGGTAAATGAATTTTATAATTGGCTATTTGGAAATTATGTTGACGATAAAATCGGAATTTCTTTCAATAATATCCATTTGGAGAAACTTTCAATGGGTCAAAAGGCAACAGTTTTATTAAAATTATTTTTATCCGAAGGAGATTATCCCCTCTTATTAGACCAGCCTGAAGAAAATTTAGACAATCGATTTATTTTTTTGCAGTTAGTTAAGGCTATTAAAGAAGCAAAAAAGAAACGACAGATTATTATCGCTACTAATAATGCTAATCTAGTAGTAAATGCTGATGCTGAACAAATAATTTCGGCTTCTTATGTAGATGGAGTAATATCTTACAAACCAGGAGCGATTGAAAGTATGGATATTCGAAATGAAATTCTTCCAGTTTTAGAGGGTGGAAAGGAAGCATTCAGATTGCGGGAAAATAAATATGGAAATCTTGGAATAATGAATTGA
- the hepT gene encoding type VII toxin-antitoxin system HepT family RNase toxin, producing the protein MTTPVGNAEFRNAKKYWFDVAEINYFALKNNEEIRFASKYAIILCIEGSIQIGKYILNTMNIPHPEKNADVFLVLSQHHILHNDLAHRLGRLARFRNDLVHDYDGVDVGKLQKVLSEDFPDIEEFQEIALKWERRHSGRSVISQMFDRAGVKTVLRSILRI; encoded by the coding sequence ATGACAACTCCTGTGGGTAATGCTGAATTTCGAAATGCTAAAAAATACTGGTTTGATGTAGCGGAGATTAATTACTTTGCGTTAAAAAACAATGAAGAAATTCGTTTTGCTTCTAAATATGCAATAATTCTCTGTATCGAAGGATCAATACAGATTGGTAAGTATATTCTGAATACAATGAATATCCCTCACCCTGAAAAGAATGCAGATGTATTCTTGGTTCTTTCACAGCATCATATTCTTCATAATGATCTTGCCCATAGATTAGGTCGCCTTGCAAGATTCAGGAATGATTTAGTTCATGATTATGACGGAGTTGATGTTGGTAAATTACAGAAGGTTCTTTCTGAAGACTTCCCAGATATAGAAGAATTTCAAGAAATCGCATTAAAATGGGAGAGAAGACATAGTGGGAGGAGTGTAATCTCTCAAATGTTTGACAGAGCGGGAGTAAAGACAGTCCTGCGTTCAATTCTTCGAATTTAA
- a CDS encoding DUF6198 family protein, with amino-acid sequence MDKKITIPGEVSFVAGLLLVSIAISLMVIAGFGISTISSLPYVLSCIVKQISFGLWNPIFQIGLLLVLVAITRRFKSGYIISIVLSLLFGMILDFFMNALSGLPTEFWERILYFVSGYLIMCLAIALMVGSKIPLMIIDTFLNDLTIFFHVTYRRIKTLFDIICVVLSVIFSIVFLDQLVGVGIGTVILAFITGIGVHGLSTILSKVIIIKPWSSKLGEMVK; translated from the coding sequence ATGGATAAAAAAATCACAATTCCCGGGGAAGTATCTTTTGTAGCCGGACTCCTCCTCGTCTCAATTGCCATCTCTCTCATGGTGATTGCGGGATTCGGCATATCGACCATTTCGTCTCTCCCCTATGTGTTGAGCTGCATTGTTAAACAGATCTCATTTGGCCTTTGGAACCCAATTTTCCAGATTGGCCTGCTCCTCGTGTTGGTTGCCATTACCAGGAGGTTCAAATCAGGATATATTATTTCGATCGTCCTCTCGCTCCTCTTTGGTATGATACTGGACTTCTTCATGAATGCCCTTTCTGGCCTGCCTACGGAGTTTTGGGAACGTATCCTTTACTTTGTCTCCGGTTACCTGATTATGTGTCTCGCTATTGCTTTGATGGTGGGGTCCAAGATTCCACTGATGATAATTGACACATTCCTCAACGACCTGACCATATTTTTTCATGTCACATATCGGAGGATTAAGACCCTGTTCGATATCATCTGCGTGGTCCTATCCGTAATATTTTCCATTGTTTTCCTGGATCAACTGGTTGGCGTCGGCATAGGCACGGTCATTTTGGCGTTCATTACCGGTATTGGTGTCCATGGGTTGAGCACTATCCTTAGTAAAGTGATCATCATAAAACCGTGGAGTTCGAAACTGGGCGAGATGGTAAAATGA
- a CDS encoding universal stress protein: MIPYKKILIPTDGRSDAQGAIVFALTLGKITGAEVTAICVNDVSNYAIPWNTSSPDLNEPHYQACEKAVKTVADRGELMGINVRTEIVTGIPLQEIIKASKKYDLMVMGTAGRAGVSLMLLGSVAQKVIRFASCPVLVIRGDQQGGPACNRILIPTDGTAITRPAIMHGLEMARTFNAEVTALSVSSGRSIPIPLHRNVTQFTPDAARNAVDSVVDMGRELGIKVNPTVTMGSVANEIILASAGQDLLVMGTNGRTGYEYLRLGSVAEKTVRHARCPVLVVRKPETMPPEI; this comes from the coding sequence ATGATACCCTACAAAAAAATATTGATCCCCACCGATGGGAGGAGCGACGCCCAGGGTGCCATTGTGTTTGCCCTTACCCTGGGAAAGATCACCGGTGCAGAAGTTACGGCGATCTGCGTGAACGATGTCAGCAATTACGCAATCCCGTGGAATACCTCTTCGCCAGATTTAAATGAGCCTCACTATCAGGCTTGCGAGAAAGCAGTAAAAACTGTGGCGGATCGTGGTGAGCTGATGGGTATCAACGTCAGAACAGAGATAGTAACCGGTATCCCTCTCCAGGAAATTATCAAAGCCTCTAAAAAATATGACCTCATGGTTATGGGGACTGCCGGCCGGGCTGGAGTATCCCTCATGCTTCTGGGAAGTGTGGCACAGAAAGTCATTCGGTTTGCATCCTGCCCGGTGCTCGTGATCCGAGGTGATCAACAAGGTGGCCCTGCATGCAACCGGATCCTTATCCCTACTGATGGTACCGCCATAACCCGGCCCGCCATCATGCACGGGCTTGAGATGGCCCGGACCTTTAATGCCGAAGTAACCGCACTCTCTGTCAGTAGTGGCCGGAGTATACCGATCCCTCTTCACAGAAATGTTACACAATTTACTCCTGATGCCGCCCGGAATGCTGTAGATTCTGTGGTCGATATGGGCCGGGAGCTTGGCATTAAGGTAAATCCCACGGTCACTATGGGGTCTGTTGCAAATGAGATTATCCTGGCTTCAGCCGGTCAGGATCTACTTGTCATGGGAACCAATGGCAGGACAGGTTATGAATACTTACGTCTCGGTAGTGTGGCCGAGAAAACGGTCCGACACGCCCGGTGCCCCGTACTTGTCGTGCGGAAACCCGAAACAATGCCTCCGGAGATATGA
- a CDS encoding dienelactone hydrolase family protein has translation MSIKGEWVEYDDLRGYFAFPEKATEPLPAIIVIQEIWGVNENIEDITRRLAAAGYAALAPDLYTVNGVTPAALSFDRIKNAMAFMRKLPPTISNDPDAKDRELAKLPGDEGQKIGKTLGLLFSGPNHLDQYIPHLKKAVRYLKTRQDKTKDQKVGCVGFCMGGGLSALLACEEPEISAAAVFYGVTPPDEKIQTIDCPIIAFYGGNDPRINQGIPKFVSAMQSTEKSYEHFIYEGANHSFFNDDSPAYNVRAVRDSFARLMPFFCKTLSE, from the coding sequence ATGTCAATAAAGGGAGAATGGGTCGAGTATGATGATCTAAGAGGGTATTTTGCATTTCCAGAAAAAGCAACAGAGCCCCTTCCTGCTATCATCGTCATTCAGGAAATATGGGGAGTTAATGAGAATATTGAAGATATAACAAGGCGACTTGCAGCAGCAGGATATGCAGCCCTGGCCCCGGACCTTTACACCGTCAATGGGGTGACACCAGCTGCACTCTCTTTTGACCGGATTAAAAATGCAATGGCATTCATGAGAAAGTTACCTCCTACTATCTCCAATGACCCGGATGCAAAAGATAGAGAATTAGCAAAACTCCCGGGAGATGAGGGACAGAAGATAGGTAAAACACTCGGCCTTCTGTTTTCCGGTCCGAACCACCTTGACCAATACATTCCTCACCTCAAAAAAGCTGTTCGTTATCTTAAAACAAGACAGGACAAAACCAAAGATCAGAAGGTCGGCTGTGTAGGGTTCTGTATGGGAGGCGGTTTATCCGCATTACTTGCCTGTGAAGAACCAGAAATCAGTGCAGCAGCTGTTTTTTACGGTGTAACGCCCCCGGACGAAAAAATTCAAACAATCGATTGTCCGATAATTGCATTTTACGGTGGTAATGACCCGAGAATAAATCAGGGAATTCCAAAATTTGTGAGTGCGATGCAAAGCACTGAAAAATCGTATGAGCACTTTATTTATGAAGGAGCAAATCATTCGTTCTTCAACGATGATAGCCCGGCGTATAATGTACGGGCTGTGAGGGATTCATTCGCACGGCTCATGCCATTCTTCTGTAAAACCCTCTCTGAGTAG
- a CDS encoding anaerobic sulfatase maturase, with the protein MSKVDSRSDCLIMAKPAGPGCNMCCDYCYYLNKKSLFPVESWQMSESILERYIAERFETSPGLHTHFEWHGGEPTLMGVEYFRTITRLQQHYKPEGRTFSNGLQTNGLLIDDEWADFLSQEKFSVGISLDGPKDLHDRFRKTGDNRSTFDQVIQAFKILKQRRVFCNVLCVLHSENTIQPDTLYDFFKTIGVQYLQFLPLVSTGEASADPGDVGKFLCRIFDRWIAEDVGRMVIQIFDEALRTVYGIPHALCIHRKTCGDVVVLEHNGNVYACDHFTDTEHLIGNILNRNLSDLINDPDLIAFGNAKRDTLPRMCTECEVLSFCNGGCPKDRISITSDGETGLNSLCLAYKSIFLHARPELIRLATHMKAQKPLRTFKSIQSEK; encoded by the coding sequence ATGTCAAAAGTAGATAGTCGTTCAGACTGCCTTATCATGGCCAAACCCGCCGGGCCGGGTTGTAATATGTGCTGTGATTATTGCTATTATCTGAACAAGAAATCTCTTTTTCCTGTTGAATCATGGCAGATGTCCGAGTCCATTCTTGAAAGGTATATTGCAGAGCGGTTTGAAACTTCTCCTGGACTTCATACGCATTTTGAATGGCATGGAGGAGAGCCCACCCTCATGGGGGTTGAGTATTTTAGAACCATCACCCGTCTGCAGCAACATTACAAACCAGAAGGGCGGACGTTTTCCAATGGTCTGCAAACAAACGGTTTGCTGATCGATGATGAATGGGCTGACTTTCTATCACAAGAAAAGTTTTCAGTTGGAATCAGTCTGGATGGACCGAAAGACCTCCACGATAGGTTTAGAAAAACAGGAGATAACCGCTCCACATTTGATCAGGTCATTCAGGCATTCAAGATCTTAAAACAGAGGCGTGTCTTTTGTAATGTCCTTTGTGTACTTCACTCTGAAAATACAATTCAGCCAGATACACTGTATGATTTTTTCAAAACCATAGGAGTTCAATATCTTCAGTTCCTTCCCCTGGTTTCAACTGGAGAAGCCTCTGCTGATCCCGGAGATGTAGGGAAATTTCTCTGTAGGATATTTGACCGCTGGATAGCAGAAGACGTAGGCAGGATGGTTATTCAGATCTTTGATGAGGCTTTGCGAACGGTCTACGGCATTCCTCACGCATTATGCATACACCGCAAAACCTGTGGAGATGTCGTGGTTCTTGAACATAATGGAAATGTGTATGCATGTGATCATTTCACCGATACAGAACATCTTATTGGAAATATTCTAAATAGGAATCTTTCTGATCTAATTAATGACCCGGATCTGATTGCTTTTGGTAATGCAAAACGCGATACTCTTCCCCGGATGTGCACTGAGTGTGAGGTACTATCCTTTTGTAATGGTGGCTGTCCGAAGGATCGCATTTCCATCACATCTGATGGAGAAACCGGTCTGAATTCCCTTTGCTTAGCATATAAGTCAATCTTTCTTCATGCAAGACCTGAACTTATCCGGTTGGCTACACATATGAAAGCTCAAAAACCATTACGAACTTTTAAGAGTATTCAGTCCGAAAAATGA
- a CDS encoding OsmC family protein gives MNTEQSTKIHAGAQPIGANMMKIDATWDKEAGSLVATTPIGCKITMATTDHLLDSGKIPGPMDLFVSALAGCVVFEINEIMMNKDQIEVKDINVKINGVRRPTPPTLFDTLHITITMTGKIDKDYADRVIQEIITRNCPVAATFGRASYLTWELIIIPS, from the coding sequence ATGAACACTGAACAAAGTACTAAAATTCATGCCGGTGCCCAGCCAATTGGAGCAAACATGATGAAGATAGATGCAACCTGGGATAAAGAAGCAGGATCCCTTGTGGCAACAACTCCCATTGGATGTAAAATCACCATGGCAACAACAGATCATCTTCTTGATTCGGGAAAGATCCCGGGACCAATGGATCTCTTTGTCTCTGCTCTTGCTGGCTGTGTGGTTTTTGAGATCAATGAGATCATGATGAATAAAGATCAAATTGAGGTAAAGGATATTAATGTCAAAATTAACGGAGTTCGTAGACCAACACCTCCAACCTTGTTCGACACGCTTCACATAACCATCACAATGACCGGAAAAATCGATAAGGATTATGCTGATCGGGTCATTCAGGAAATAATAACACGGAATTGTCCGGTTGCAGCGACATTTGGAAGAGCCTCATACCTGACATGGGAGCTGATCATTATTCCTTCATAG
- a CDS encoding OsmC family protein translates to MTGNTWTFVKASWKGGTQFVVENRDGDSLTLVARPQDKDSSHYFTMVDAFISSLACCTGTNVLFILDAQGKIPRSFTVKAECVFHHDEPRSFEKIHLIFLVSGDIAEEIVRNAIVRAVTAVCPIAVTVGRSVEITWELQMIK, encoded by the coding sequence ATGACAGGAAACACATGGACATTTGTCAAGGCATCGTGGAAAGGTGGGACACAATTTGTTGTTGAAAATCGGGATGGAGACAGTCTTACCCTTGTTGCCCGGCCTCAAGACAAAGATTCTTCCCACTATTTTACTATGGTGGATGCTTTCATTTCGTCTCTTGCCTGTTGTACTGGCACGAATGTTCTCTTTATACTTGATGCCCAGGGAAAAATACCCCGTTCATTCACTGTTAAAGCTGAATGCGTCTTTCACCATGATGAACCCCGTTCGTTTGAGAAAATTCATCTGATCTTTCTTGTGAGTGGGGATATTGCTGAAGAGATTGTTCGTAATGCAATTGTACGGGCGGTAACTGCCGTATGTCCGATTGCAGTAACAGTAGGAAGATCTGTAGAAATCACCTGGGAACTCCAGATGATTAAGTGA
- a CDS encoding ArsR/SmtB family transcription factor produces MGFSGCCPADSDLENAWRNDLEREVREINSSVFDDVAEMMKIIANPLRIKILFLLEKKDHSVYELMYVLKEPQNLLSYNLGVLKKAGLLESYYRSRHKTYRLTAEQSAPLIRCLKQVLFP; encoded by the coding sequence ATGGGTTTTTCGGGCTGCTGCCCTGCTGATAGTGATCTTGAGAATGCATGGCGAAATGATCTTGAACGGGAAGTCCGTGAGATCAACTCATCGGTTTTTGATGATGTTGCAGAGATGATGAAGATCATTGCAAACCCTCTTCGTATCAAGATCCTTTTCCTATTGGAGAAGAAAGACCATTCAGTGTATGAACTGATGTATGTCCTCAAGGAGCCACAGAACCTTCTCTCATACAATCTTGGTGTTCTCAAAAAAGCTGGTCTTCTGGAGTCATACTATCGTTCGCGTCATAAAACGTATCGTTTGACTGCTGAACAAAGTGCCCCGCTCATCAGATGCCTTAAGCAAGTGCTTTTTCCATGA